A part of Gemmatimonas groenlandica genomic DNA contains:
- a CDS encoding protein-glutamate methylesterase/protein-glutamine glutaminase produces MLKIRALVVDDSVAMRRLVTLALSDCVNIDVIGSAANGRLALQKVEQLSPDVVIMDVEMPEMNGLDAIVALRKTHPRLPIIVFSSITDGTAVLAVQALSRGASELVLKPSECGDLLIARQRVRQELESRILALCAPSRQTAASERARPNPSKLATKATVNPARRTPRVAAIGTSTGGPKALATIMAALPADFPVPVLITQHMPPMFTRMLAERLSQLSPLEVREAESGARLVPGVAWVAPGDRHLGLRRDGGHVYIALGDGPPEHSCRPAVDVMFRAVHAAYGGDALAVVLTGMGRDGAAGATLLRSAGATVFAQDESSSVVWGMPGAVVASDAADRIVELDDMAREIDGHFRPRANRPTTPMRRSEVMT; encoded by the coding sequence GTGCTGAAAATTCGAGCCCTGGTCGTCGACGACTCCGTCGCGATGCGGCGCCTGGTAACGCTCGCGCTCAGCGACTGTGTCAACATCGACGTGATCGGATCGGCAGCGAACGGCCGCCTCGCACTCCAAAAGGTGGAACAGCTGTCTCCGGATGTGGTCATCATGGACGTGGAGATGCCGGAGATGAACGGCCTGGATGCTATCGTCGCGCTTCGCAAGACGCATCCGCGCCTTCCGATCATCGTCTTTTCGAGTATCACCGACGGCACAGCCGTACTGGCGGTCCAGGCGCTTTCGCGCGGGGCGAGTGAACTCGTACTGAAGCCTTCGGAGTGCGGTGACTTGTTGATCGCCCGGCAGCGGGTGCGACAGGAGCTCGAATCGCGGATCCTCGCGCTTTGTGCACCGTCTCGCCAAACGGCTGCGTCAGAACGCGCGCGCCCGAACCCCTCCAAGCTGGCAACGAAGGCAACAGTGAATCCTGCGCGTCGAACGCCGCGTGTGGCAGCGATCGGCACATCCACCGGTGGGCCCAAGGCGCTGGCGACCATCATGGCAGCGCTGCCTGCGGACTTTCCTGTTCCCGTTCTGATCACGCAACACATGCCACCGATGTTCACGCGTATGCTTGCCGAGCGCCTCTCGCAGCTCTCACCGCTGGAGGTACGCGAGGCGGAGAGCGGCGCGCGCCTCGTTCCGGGGGTGGCGTGGGTCGCGCCCGGAGATCGCCATCTCGGCCTGCGTCGCGACGGAGGGCACGTATACATCGCTCTCGGAGATGGCCCCCCCGAGCATTCATGCCGTCCCGCGGTCGACGTGATGTTCAGGGCGGTGCACGCCGCGTACGGAGGAGACGCGCTCGCCGTTGTGCTGACCGGCATGGGACGTGATGGGGCCGCTGGTGCGACGCTCCTCCGGTCCGCCGGAGCAACGGTTTTTGCGCAGGATGAGAGCTCTTCCGTCGTCTGGGGTATGCCCGGGGCAGTCGTGGCGAGTGACGCAGCGGATCGCATTGTCGAGCTCGACGACATGGCTCGCGAAATCGACGGGCATTTTCGGCCCCGTGCAAATCGACCGACCACTCCCATGCGACGTTCAGAGGTTATGACATGA